One genomic region from Apodemus sylvaticus chromosome 1, mApoSyl1.1, whole genome shotgun sequence encodes:
- the Mesp2 gene encoding mesoderm posterior protein 2, protein MAQSPPPPPPSLQGLDHWVFSQGWGWAQHSDSTSPASSSDSSGSCPCYATRRPSQSAGPARSARTSQAAPTAPRRARPAPAGGQRQSASEREKLRMRTLARALQELRRFLPPSVAPAGQSLTKIETLRLAIRYIGHLSTLLGLSEDSLRRRRRRSADAAFSHRCPQCPDGGSPPQAQMLGPGLGSAISSGVAWGCPSACPGPLISPENLGSRLSNVDPWVTPPYCPQIQSPLHQSLERGAGTSHWAPPQACPGTQISPEPRNKTGHWTPSTEPAELTKGYQSLSVSPEPCLSLGSPPLLPRPSCQRLQTQPQWSCWGHNAEMLSSSEDQGSSPAPSSGLQLSGCPELWQGDLEGPPLNIFY, encoded by the exons ATGGCCCAgtcgcctcctcctcctcctccgagcCTCCAGGGCCTCGACCACTGGGTCTTCtcccagggctggggctgggctcaGCACTCGGACTCCACGTCTCCGGCCTCGTCCTCAGATTCGTCCGGTTCGTGTCCTTGCTACGCCACCCGCCGGCCCTCACAGTCCGCGGGCCCGGCCCGCAGCGCACGCACTAGCCAGGCCGCCCCGACGGCTCCCCGACGAGCGCGGCCCGCGCCCGCAGGGGGACAGCGGCAGAGTGCCAGCGAGCGCGAGAAGCTGCGCATGCGCACGCTCGCCCGCGCGCTGCAAGAACTGCGCCGCTTCCTGCCGCCGTCGGTGGCACCTGCCGGCCAGAGCCTAACCAAGATCGAGACGCTGCGTCTGGCCATCCGCTACATCGGCCACCTGTCGACCCTACTGGGCCTCAGCGAGGACAGTCTGCGACGCAGGCGCCGACGGAGTGCGGACGCCGCGTTCTCTCACCGATGCCCTCAGTGCCCCGATGGAGGCAGCCCCCCACAGGCTCAGATGCTTGGTCCTGGTCTGGGATCAGCCATTAGTAGTGGGGTCGCCTGGGGGTGCCCGTCTGCTTGTCCTGGACCCCTAATCTCACCTGAAAACCTTGGGAGCAGGCTCTCCAACGTGGATCCCTGGGTGACACCTCCTTATTGTCCCCAAATACAGTCACCCTTACACCAGTCCCTAGAAAGAGGCGCCGGCACCTCTCACTGGGCACCACCCCAAGCATGTCCTGGTACGCAGATATCCCCAGAGCCTAGAAACAAGACTGGACACTGGACGCCATCCACTGAGCCTGCGGAGCTGACTAAGGGGTACCAG aGTCTTTCTGTGTCTCCAGAACCCTGCCTGTCCCTGGGAAGCCCACCTCTCCTGCCCCGCCCGTCATGCCAGAGACTGCAGACCCAGCCTCAGTGGAGCTGCTGGGGCCACAATGCAGAGATGCTATCCAGCTCTGAGGATCAGGGTTCCAGCCCTGCCCCCAGCTCAGGCCTGCAGCTCAGTGGCTGTCCTGAACTTTGGCAGGGAGACCTGGAAGGACCCCCACTGAATATCTTCTACTAA